From the genome of Immundisolibacter sp.:
GAAGGCGATGTCGTGCGCCTTGTTGGTGACGTGCATGAAGCTCGCCAGCAGGCCGCCTTCCTTGTTGATGAGCCGCTCGCTCTGGTGAAAGTCGAGGCCCTGCACAAAGAAGCGCGTCACGCCTTCCAGGTCCTCGCCGGTCAGCAGCAGGTGGTCGAAGCGGTTGACGCCCACGCCGTGGCGGTCCTCCGGCCAGGGTTCGGGATTGGTGTTGCCGACCTGCACGCCGACCCGCTCCATCTGCTGGTAGAACTCGACCCGGTGGCCGGTTGGCAGCGTGGTGGCGACAGCCTCGCCCTCGCCAATACGGCTGCCGGCCGACACCCGCTGTACCGGGAAACCGAAGCGTTCGCAGGTGTTTTCGATGTGCGCAAGATCGTCTGGAAAGCGCACCTTGAATGCGACGTGATCCAGGCCGGCACGGTCCGATTCCCGCAGGATCACGCTGTGGTGGTCGTACTCGTCCCAGGCCT
Proteins encoded in this window:
- a CDS encoding catechol 2,3-dioxygenase, translating into MGILRTGKVAINVLDLEQARRHYGGFLGLYETASAPGVAYFKAWDEYDHHSVILRESDRAGLDHVAFKVRFPDDLAHIENTCERFGFPVQRVSAGSRIGEGEAVATTLPTGHRVEFYQQMERVGVQVGNTNPEPWPEDRHGVGVNRFDHLLLTGEDLEGVTRFFVQGLDFHQSERLINKEGGLLASFMHVTNKAHDIAFIKGPNGKLHHVGFYVETWDDVLRAADLQSRHRVRTELTPSRHGLTRGLTTYFFDPSGNRNETYAGGTFPYYDNDVVTWTEDEAARAIFFHGREMIPSFGQAVT